The DNA window GCTGCGCCTGGCCGGGTACACGATCGACGAAGGAGCCGCATGAGCACGCAGCGCCTGTCCCTGAACCGCTGGACCTTCCGCACCACGCCCCTGCAGGAGTTCCTCGAGACCACCGTCTCCCACGGGATCGAGTCCGTGGGGCTGTGGCGCCAGGACGTCGCCGAGGTGGGCCTGGACGCCCTGCGCCGACGGGTCGACGACGCCGGGCTGCGGGTCAGCTCGCTGTGCCGCGGCGGCTTCCTCACCGCCTCCGCCGCGGTGGACCGCACCGCCGCGCTCGAGGACAACCGCCGGGCGATCGACGAGACCGCCGGGCTCGGCGCCCCCACTCTGGTGCTCGTGGTGGGCGGGGTGGACCGCGCGGACAAGGACATCGTCGGCGCCCGCACCCGGGTCACCGAGGCGATCGCCGAGCTCGCGCCCTACGCCGCCGAGCGTGGGGTGACGCTGTCCATCGAGCCGCTGCACCCCATGTTCGCGGCCGACCGGGCCGTGGTCTCCACCCTCGACCAGGCCCTCGACATCGCCGAGGCCTCCGGCAACCCCGCCGCCGGCGTGGTCGTGGACACCTATCACGTGTGGTGGGATCCGTACCTCGAGCGCGCGATCCAGCGGGCCGCCGCGGCGGATCGCCTGTTCAGCTACCAGGTGTGCGACTGGAACCTGCCGCTCGCGGCGGAGCCCCTGCACTCCCGCGGCTACATGGGCGACGGCTACATCGACTTCCCCTCCATCACCCGCATGGTCGCGGCCACGGGCTACACCGGGGACATCGAGGTC is part of the Brachybacterium ginsengisoli genome and encodes:
- a CDS encoding sugar phosphate isomerase/epimerase family protein; translated protein: MSTQRLSLNRWTFRTTPLQEFLETTVSHGIESVGLWRQDVAEVGLDALRRRVDDAGLRVSSLCRGGFLTASAAVDRTAALEDNRRAIDETAGLGAPTLVLVVGGVDRADKDIVGARTRVTEAIAELAPYAAERGVTLSIEPLHPMFAADRAVVSTLDQALDIAEASGNPAAGVVVDTYHVWWDPYLERAIQRAAAADRLFSYQVCDWNLPLAAEPLHSRGYMGDGYIDFPSITRMVAATGYTGDIEVEIFNEDVWATPADDAARTIAERYAELVLPHA